Proteins found in one Carassius auratus strain Wakin chromosome 12, ASM336829v1, whole genome shotgun sequence genomic segment:
- the gpr142 gene encoding probable G-protein coupled receptor 142: protein MTDWHNGTTPGQQEDESSAQERSECVLAYIPVIYYSTLLCVGVPVNILTLVALYRLAVRTQKALYVYLLALTGSDILSQLFIIFVGFLLETAVFHRDVPVLLLRSVSMMEFSANHASIWATVPLTVDRYVALCHPLLHRQISYPARARRIIAVVLTLALASGVPFFWWSDMWRVSHAPNSLDTALIWTHVTIIYFLPCCIFLVLNSLIILRLQKRQRQQMCQDESGQQLAVPSKLGKTTAMLLAVTSVFAVLWAPRTGVVLYHLYVSSVHSDWRVHLAYDLANMLAMLNTAVNFFLYCFVSKPFRGAVRDVLLFRGAHLHPRHPLNHQHNAANASTSSISSSKRSQREVTPLSPKRADIKI from the exons ATGACTGACTGGCACAATGGCACAACACCCGGCCAGCAGGAGGATGAGAGCAGTGCTCAGGAGAGGTCAGAGTGTGTGCTGGCTTACATCCCTGTCATCTACTACAGTACTCTGTTGTGTGTTGGAGTGCCAG TGAACATCCTGACGCTGGTGGCTCTTTACCGGCTGGCTGTTCGTACTCAGAAGGCCCTGTATGTGTATCTTCTTGCACTAACTGGCTCGGACATCCTCAGCCAGCTGTTCATCATCTTCGTGGGCTTCCTGTTGGAAACGGCTGTGTTTCACCGAGACGTCCCTGTGCTGCTGCTGAGGTCAGTCAGTATGATGGAGTTTTCTGCCAATCATGCATCTATCTGGGCTACCGTTCCCCTCACGGTGGACCGCTATGTCGCTTTGTGCCACCCGCTACTTCATCGGCAGATCAGTTACCCGGCACGGGCTCGGCGGATCATCGCAGTGGTGCTCACATTGGCGCTGGCATCCGGCGTGCCGTTCTTCTGGTGGTCGGACATGTGGAGGGTCAGCCATGCGCCAAACAGCTTGGATACCGCCTTGATTTGGACCCACGTGACTATTATTTACTTCCTTCCGTGCTGCATCTTCCTGGTACTAAACTCTTTGATCATCCTGAGGCTCCAGAAGAGACAGCGGCAGCAGATGTGCCAAGACGAGAGCGGGCAGCAGCTGGCAGTGCCAAGCAAGCTGGGTAAAACCACAGCTATGCTCCTAGCAGTGACTTCTGTGTTTGCTGTCCTGTGGGCGCCTCGTACCGGAGTGGTGCTCTACCATCTCTATGTGTCATCGGTGCACAGCGATTGGCGGGTACATCTAGCATACGACTTAGCCAACATGTTAGCCATGCTAAACACTGCTGTGAATTTCTTTCTGTACTGTTTTGTCAGCAAACCCTTCAGAGGGGCAGTGAGGGACGTCCTGTTGTTCCGGGGGGCACATTTGCACCCACGCCACCCCTTAAATCACCAGCACAATGCTGCCAATGCCTCCACCTCTTCTATTTCCAGCTCCAAACGTTCCCAGCGAGAGGTCACCCCTCTCTCACCCAAAAGGGCAGACATCAAGATATAG
- the btbd17a gene encoding BTB/POZ domain-containing protein 17, with amino-acid sequence MAYLLGNGLLAHVHLLFLLLATGSHVQPVHGGLRAEGLVEGTTEVISHSQGLVARLEGLLVLGNNSDISLRVETVDADEVKVIQAHTLVLSLQSRVFEEMLRNRNSSTLVLRETAECTAVFEKFIRYLYCGELTLQLDQATPLHRLATKYSISSLQQGLTQYMSQNLASDSLGGHVVGWYQYAFSVGDTVLKDSCLQFLSWNLSSVLQSAEWPSVSVELLTTLLQRSDLVLKNELELFEALEIWLTRNDPDTLTAENALRLVRYAMIPPRELFRLQRQSAIMTRYHESVRDLLYMSYQFHSASPLQLAKFFDVNCSLFVPRNYLSSMWGSQWVISNPARDDRSTSFQTQLGPSGFDSSKRVTWNALFSPRWLPLSMRPMYTEQGAMQPPRPDGGSGIARPRVIITPATSSADFAGVSFQKTVLILTKQKNKLVVRHIFSFHQSTEEVGDFLLGEDLQYRTSEYLVDGSLYCHIIVKPIYQTLIATKK; translated from the exons ATGGCTTATTTGTTGGGGAATGGGCTGCTTGCCCACGTTCACCTGCTCTTCCTGCTGTTGGCCACCGGGTCTCATGTGCAGCCTGTCCATGGAG GTTTGAGGGCAGAGGGACTGGTTGAAGGCACCACAGAAGTGATCAGTCACTCACAGGGGCTGGTGGCACGGCTGGAGGGCCTTCTGGTGCTGGGAAATAACAGTGACATTTCCCTACGTGTGGAAACAGTGGATGCGGATGAGGTCAAGGTTATCCAAGCCCACACGCTAGTGCTTTCACTGCAGAGCCGAGTGTTTGAGGAGATGCTGAGAAACCGCAATAGTAGCACGCTAGTTCTGCGAGAAACAGCAGAATGCACTGCAGTGTTCGAGAAATTCATCAG ATATCTGTATTGTGGTGAACTCACACTGCAGTTAGACCAAGCCACACCACTGCACAGACTAGCTACCAAGTACAGCATCTCCAGCCTCCAGCAAGGACTAACCCAGTACATGAGCCAGAACCTGGCCAGCGATTCTCTGGGGGGTCACGTGGTGGGCTGGTACCAGTATGCCTTTTCGGTTGGTGACACGGTGCTGAAAGACAGCTGCCTTCAGTTTTTATCGTGGAATCTGTCATCGGTGCTGCAGAGTGCAGAATGGCCTTCGGTTAGTGTTGAATTGTTAACGACCCTCCTGCAGCGCTCTGATTTAGTGTTGAAGAACGAGCTGGAATTGTTTGAGGCACTTGAAATCTGGCTCACCCGGAATGACCCAGACACCCTGACAGCAGAGAACGCCCTTCGACTTGTGCGCTACGCCATGATCCCTCCACGCGAACTGTTTCGCTTGCAGCGACAGTCGGCGATCATGACGCGCTACCACGAGTCGGTGCGTGATCTTCTTTACATGTCGTACCAGTTCCATTCAGCTTCGCCGCTTCAGCTGGCCAAGTTCTTCGATGTGAATTGCAGCCTCTTCGTGCCCCGCAACTATCTCTCATCCATGTGGGGATCTCAGTGGGTCATAAGCAACCCAGCACGGGATGACCGCAGCACTAGTTTCCAGACCCAGTTGGGTCCGAGCGGTTTTGACTCCAGTAAGCGGGTGACTTGGAACGCCCTGTTCTCGCCCCGCTGGCTCCCTCTCAGCATGCGGCCCATGTACACTGAGCAAGGTGCCATGCAGCCACCGCGGCCCGATGGAGGAAGCGGCATTGCTCGGCCTCGTGTCATCATCACGCCTGCTACTTCCAGTGCAGATTTTGCAGGTGTCAGCTTCCAAAAGACTGTGCTCATCTTGACGAAGCAGAAGAACAAGCTTGTGGTGCGACATATCTTCAGTTTCCACCAAAGCACAGAGGAGGTGGGGGATTTCCTGCTTGGTGAGGACCTGCAATATCGCACGTCTGAGTACCTGGTGGACGGATCGCTGTACTGTCACATCATTGTAAAGCCTATCTACCAGACTCTTATAGCAACCAAGAAATAA